From Candidatus Zixiibacteriota bacterium, one genomic window encodes:
- a CDS encoding MBL fold metallo-hydrolase, translating to MPKLIYLGHACFTLEDEKHKIIFDPFLSGNPLAKSRPEDIKVEAVLVSHGHGDHLG from the coding sequence ATGCCAAAGCTGATTTATTTGGGGCACGCCTGCTTTACCTTAGAAGATGAAAAACACAAGATAATTTTTGACCCGTTTCTTTCCGGGAATCCTTTGGCTAAAAGTAGGCCGGAGGATATTAAGGTCGAGGCTGTGCTTGTATCTCACGGGCATGGAGATCATTTAGG